From Glycine max cultivar Williams 82 chromosome 11, Glycine_max_v4.0, whole genome shotgun sequence, the proteins below share one genomic window:
- the LOC100791634 gene encoding MAR-binding filament-like protein 1 isoform X2 → MASTFCLLHSPLYQFPSSSSSSSGPIKLRASTTSCLGQQDKEPLCNRRTVLLTSIALLPFRRLKRAPALESPPPPPPPKETDVKTQEDNQEAEKAPEVDQPSNSFLLLLNGIGIFSSGVLGALYTLAQKEKSTAVATIETMSSKLKEKEELIVSLKKNYELKLLNKREEQAKLLEKAKEEQLALINQLNSANSTINRLGQELKNERSLIEDLKLQIDRLKAELSKTDTDKKDLENNLKEKIDSIGVLQERINLLSVDLKDKEDAVQNLNSSQAEKELELKSLKSTYEQTKDDLINVQLQIQGLKDELLKTQEELEAKDSLVIELNSRVSSLTIENNNFRSKCDVMEKEYNDLKFSAVKKAALDSKVLREKEEELHQLKDQFELALGEASKSQIVIADLSQERDDLKEALDNESSKVNHLKQELQVTLENLAKSRNESAELENLLTLSNKLCKELELEVSKLSSELTEVNESLQRNLDDAKHEAEMLASELTTAKEHLKEAQAELQGVSKELTAALEKNDSLQKELVEVYKKAESTAEDLKEQKQLVASLNKDLQALEQQVSKDKESRKSLERDLEEATISLDEMNRNAVILSGELQRANSLVSSLEKEKDVLIKSLTNQRNACKEAQDNIEDAHNLIMKLGKERENLEKKGKKFEEELASAKGEILRLKSRINSSKVAVNNGPVQKDGGEKKVNPSKVAVNNEQAQKDEGENKVTVSARKTVRRRKANPQ, encoded by the exons ATGGCGAGTACCTTCTGCTTACTCCACTCTCCCCTCTATCAATTcccatcttcatcttcttcttcttctgggcCCATAAAATTGCGAGCTTCCACAACATCTTGCTTGGGGCAGCAAGACAAAGAGCCACTCTGCAACAGAAGAACCGTTCTTTTGACCAGCATCGCTCTTCTTCCGTTTCGCCGTTTGAAGCGGGCCCCAGCTCTCGAATCCCCACCTCCACCTCCACCCCCTA AAGAAACCGACGTGAAGACACAAGAGGATAACCAGGAAGCCGAG AAAGCACCTGAAGTGGACCAACCGTCAAATTCCTTTCTGCTTCTCCTGAATGGAATTGGAATATTTTCTTCTGGTGTGTTGGGTGCTCTCTATACACTTGCTCAGAAAGAAAAGTCCACTGCTGTTGCAACAATAGAAACA ATGAGCAGCAAACTGAAGGAAAAGGAAGAACTGATTGTTTCCTTGAAGAAGAACTATGAGTTGAAGTTACTAAACAAGCGGGAGGAACAAGCCAAGCTACTTGAAAAGGCAAAGGAAGAGCAACTGGCACTGATAAACCAACTGAATTCTGCAAACAGTACTATTAACCGCTTGGGGCAGGAGCTTAAAAATGAGAGAAGTTTGATTGAGGACCTGAAACTTCAAATTGACCGACTTAAAGCTGAGCTTTCAAAGACTGATACAGATAAGAAGGATCTTGAaaacaatttgaaagaaaagataGATTCCATTGGTGTTTTACAAGAAAGAATCAATCTGCTGAGTGTGGACCTCAAGGACAAAGAAGATGCTGTTCAGAATCTCAATTCATCCCAAGCAGAAAAGGAGTTGGAATTGAAGAGTTTGAAGTCTACCTATGAGCAAACCAAGGATGACTTAATAAATGTTCAATTGCAGATTCAAGGGTTGAAAGATGAACTACTGAAAACCCAAGAGGAACTAGAAGCTAAAGATTCCTTGGTGATAGAACTAAATTCAAGAGTGAGTTCCTTAACTATTGAGAACAATAATTTTAGGAGTAAATGTGATGTCATGGAGAAGGAATACAATGATCTAAAGTTCAGTGCTGTAAAGAAGGCTGCTTTGGACTCTAAGgttttaagagaaaaagaagaggagCTTCATCAGCTAAAGGATCAGTTTGAACTTGCCCTAGGTGAAGCAAGCAAAAGCCAGATCGTCATTGCTGATTTATCCCAAGAAAGAGATGATTTGAAGGAGGCTCTAGATAATGAATCTAGCAAGGTGAATCATTTGAAGCAAGAACTCCAAGTTACCCTGGAGAATCTTGCAAAATCAAGAAATGAGTCTGCTGAATTGGAAAACCTTCTAACTTTGTCAAACAAACTGTGCAAAGAGCTCGAGCTCGAGGTCTCTAAGCTCTCATCTGAGCTCACTGAGGTTAATGAATCGCTACAGAGAAACCTTGATGATGCGAAACATGAGGCAGAAATGCTAGCAAGTGAGCTTACAACTGCCAAGGAACACTTGAAGGAAGCACAAGCAGAGCTGCAAGGTGTGTCAAAAGAATTGACAGCTGCTCTTGAAAAGAATGATAGCCTACAAAAAGAATTAGTTGAAGTCTACAAAAAGGCTGAAAGCACAGCAGAGGATTTGAAGGAACAAAAACAGTTAGTTGCTTCTCTGAACAAAGATTTACAAGCATTAGAGCAGCAAGTCTCAAAAGACAAGGAGTCCCGAAAATCTCTTGAGAGGGACCTGGAGGAGGCGACCATATCACTAGATGAAATGAACCGAAATGCGGTGATCCTTTCTGGGGAACTACAGAGAGCTAATTCTCTTGTTTCTAGccttgaaaaagagaaagatgtGCTTATTAAGTCCCTAACCAACCAAAGAAATGCATGCAAAGAGGCCCAAGACAACATTGAAGATGCTCATAACCTTATCATGAAACTTGGCAAAGAAAGAGAGAATTTAGAGAAAAAAGGTAAGAAATTTGAAGAGGAATTGGCTTCTGCCAAGGGTGAGATATTGCGCTTGAAGAGTCGAATCAATTCTTCAAAAGTTGCTGTTAACAATGGCCCAGTGCAGAAAGATGGAGGTGAAAAAAAGGTCAACCCTTCAAAAGTTGCGGTAAACAATGAGCAAGCACAGAAAGATGAAGGTGAAAACAAGGTTACTGTAAGTGCACGGAAGACTGTCAGAAGAAGAAAGGCTAATCCACAATAA
- the LOC100791634 gene encoding MAR-binding filament-like protein 1 isoform X1, whose amino-acid sequence MASTFCLLHSPLYQFPSSSSSSSGPIKLRASTTSCLGQQDKEPLCNRRTVLLTSIALLPFRRLKRAPALESPPPPPPPTEETDVKTQEDNQEAEKAPEVDQPSNSFLLLLNGIGIFSSGVLGALYTLAQKEKSTAVATIETMSSKLKEKEELIVSLKKNYELKLLNKREEQAKLLEKAKEEQLALINQLNSANSTINRLGQELKNERSLIEDLKLQIDRLKAELSKTDTDKKDLENNLKEKIDSIGVLQERINLLSVDLKDKEDAVQNLNSSQAEKELELKSLKSTYEQTKDDLINVQLQIQGLKDELLKTQEELEAKDSLVIELNSRVSSLTIENNNFRSKCDVMEKEYNDLKFSAVKKAALDSKVLREKEEELHQLKDQFELALGEASKSQIVIADLSQERDDLKEALDNESSKVNHLKQELQVTLENLAKSRNESAELENLLTLSNKLCKELELEVSKLSSELTEVNESLQRNLDDAKHEAEMLASELTTAKEHLKEAQAELQGVSKELTAALEKNDSLQKELVEVYKKAESTAEDLKEQKQLVASLNKDLQALEQQVSKDKESRKSLERDLEEATISLDEMNRNAVILSGELQRANSLVSSLEKEKDVLIKSLTNQRNACKEAQDNIEDAHNLIMKLGKERENLEKKGKKFEEELASAKGEILRLKSRINSSKVAVNNGPVQKDGGEKKVNPSKVAVNNEQAQKDEGENKVTVSARKTVRRRKANPQ is encoded by the exons ATGGCGAGTACCTTCTGCTTACTCCACTCTCCCCTCTATCAATTcccatcttcatcttcttcttcttctgggcCCATAAAATTGCGAGCTTCCACAACATCTTGCTTGGGGCAGCAAGACAAAGAGCCACTCTGCAACAGAAGAACCGTTCTTTTGACCAGCATCGCTCTTCTTCCGTTTCGCCGTTTGAAGCGGGCCCCAGCTCTCGAATCCCCACCTCCACCTCCACCCCCTA CAGAAGAAACCGACGTGAAGACACAAGAGGATAACCAGGAAGCCGAG AAAGCACCTGAAGTGGACCAACCGTCAAATTCCTTTCTGCTTCTCCTGAATGGAATTGGAATATTTTCTTCTGGTGTGTTGGGTGCTCTCTATACACTTGCTCAGAAAGAAAAGTCCACTGCTGTTGCAACAATAGAAACA ATGAGCAGCAAACTGAAGGAAAAGGAAGAACTGATTGTTTCCTTGAAGAAGAACTATGAGTTGAAGTTACTAAACAAGCGGGAGGAACAAGCCAAGCTACTTGAAAAGGCAAAGGAAGAGCAACTGGCACTGATAAACCAACTGAATTCTGCAAACAGTACTATTAACCGCTTGGGGCAGGAGCTTAAAAATGAGAGAAGTTTGATTGAGGACCTGAAACTTCAAATTGACCGACTTAAAGCTGAGCTTTCAAAGACTGATACAGATAAGAAGGATCTTGAaaacaatttgaaagaaaagataGATTCCATTGGTGTTTTACAAGAAAGAATCAATCTGCTGAGTGTGGACCTCAAGGACAAAGAAGATGCTGTTCAGAATCTCAATTCATCCCAAGCAGAAAAGGAGTTGGAATTGAAGAGTTTGAAGTCTACCTATGAGCAAACCAAGGATGACTTAATAAATGTTCAATTGCAGATTCAAGGGTTGAAAGATGAACTACTGAAAACCCAAGAGGAACTAGAAGCTAAAGATTCCTTGGTGATAGAACTAAATTCAAGAGTGAGTTCCTTAACTATTGAGAACAATAATTTTAGGAGTAAATGTGATGTCATGGAGAAGGAATACAATGATCTAAAGTTCAGTGCTGTAAAGAAGGCTGCTTTGGACTCTAAGgttttaagagaaaaagaagaggagCTTCATCAGCTAAAGGATCAGTTTGAACTTGCCCTAGGTGAAGCAAGCAAAAGCCAGATCGTCATTGCTGATTTATCCCAAGAAAGAGATGATTTGAAGGAGGCTCTAGATAATGAATCTAGCAAGGTGAATCATTTGAAGCAAGAACTCCAAGTTACCCTGGAGAATCTTGCAAAATCAAGAAATGAGTCTGCTGAATTGGAAAACCTTCTAACTTTGTCAAACAAACTGTGCAAAGAGCTCGAGCTCGAGGTCTCTAAGCTCTCATCTGAGCTCACTGAGGTTAATGAATCGCTACAGAGAAACCTTGATGATGCGAAACATGAGGCAGAAATGCTAGCAAGTGAGCTTACAACTGCCAAGGAACACTTGAAGGAAGCACAAGCAGAGCTGCAAGGTGTGTCAAAAGAATTGACAGCTGCTCTTGAAAAGAATGATAGCCTACAAAAAGAATTAGTTGAAGTCTACAAAAAGGCTGAAAGCACAGCAGAGGATTTGAAGGAACAAAAACAGTTAGTTGCTTCTCTGAACAAAGATTTACAAGCATTAGAGCAGCAAGTCTCAAAAGACAAGGAGTCCCGAAAATCTCTTGAGAGGGACCTGGAGGAGGCGACCATATCACTAGATGAAATGAACCGAAATGCGGTGATCCTTTCTGGGGAACTACAGAGAGCTAATTCTCTTGTTTCTAGccttgaaaaagagaaagatgtGCTTATTAAGTCCCTAACCAACCAAAGAAATGCATGCAAAGAGGCCCAAGACAACATTGAAGATGCTCATAACCTTATCATGAAACTTGGCAAAGAAAGAGAGAATTTAGAGAAAAAAGGTAAGAAATTTGAAGAGGAATTGGCTTCTGCCAAGGGTGAGATATTGCGCTTGAAGAGTCGAATCAATTCTTCAAAAGTTGCTGTTAACAATGGCCCAGTGCAGAAAGATGGAGGTGAAAAAAAGGTCAACCCTTCAAAAGTTGCGGTAAACAATGAGCAAGCACAGAAAGATGAAGGTGAAAACAAGGTTACTGTAAGTGCACGGAAGACTGTCAGAAGAAGAAAGGCTAATCCACAATAA
- the LOC100792154 gene encoding serine/threonine-protein kinase D6PKL1, with the protein MEDTTTTEDLTDDLHSLSFTSTTTTTTTAEIKRSTSFSSSTTTTTTTIITPSTSSHFKPHRPLSLSLSDLRFTRRLGSGDMSAVYLAVPKEGNDGAVFAAKVMEKEDLARRNKEGRARTEREILEMLDHPFLPTLYASIHTPKWLCFLTLFCPGGDLHVLRQRFPNKRFLESAVRFYASEVLLALEYLHMLGVIYRDLKPENVLIRSDGHIMLTDFDLSLKCDDSSSTAQIISDQKTLPTVPRNNSHVEPARATSSSCMISNCIVPTASCFNPKRSRKKKQTHFNGPTFVAEPVNVRSMSFVGTHEYLAPEIVSGEGHGSAVDWWTLGIFMFELFYGVTPFKGMDHELTLANVVARALEFPKEPAASAAMKDLISQLLVKDPAKRLGSVMGASAIKQHPFFQGVNWALLRCTPPPFVPPPSSVNAVYDDHESCPEIFIDCF; encoded by the exons ATGGAAGACACTACAACAACGGAGGATCTTACCGACGACCTCCATAGCCTCAGCTTcacttccaccaccaccaccaccaccaccgctgAAATCAAACGCAGCACAAGCTTCagctcctccaccaccaccaccaccaccaccataatAACCCCCTCAACCTCCTCCCACTTCAAGCCCCACCGccccctctccctctccctctccgaCCTCCGCTTCACGCGCCGCCTCGGCTCCGGCGACATGAGCGCCGTCTACCTCGCCGTGCCCAAGGAAGGTAACGACGGCGCGGTGTTCGCGGCGAAGGTGATGGAGAAGGAGGACTTGGCGAGAAGGAACAAGGAAGGGAGGGCGAGGACAGAGAGGGAAATTCTTGAAATGTTGGATCATCCTTTTCTTCCCACGCTCTACGCCTCCATCCACACGCCTAAGTGGCTCTGTTTCTTGACGCTGTTCTGCCCCGGCGGTGACTTGCACGTCCTCCGCCAGCGATTCCCCAACAAACGCTTCCTCGAATCCGCCGTCAG ATTTTATGCATCGGAAGTGTTGTTGGCACTTGAATACTTACACATGTTGGGGGTAATCTACCGCGACCTGAAGCCGGAAAACGTGTTAATCCGATCAGATGGCCACATAATGCTCACAGACTTCGACCTTTCCTTAAAATGCGACGATTCCTCATCAACGGCACAAATCATCTCCGATCAAAAAACCCTTCCCACAGTCCCACGCAACAATTCCCACGTGGAACCCGCACGTGCCACCTCTTCTTCATGCATGATCTCCAACTGCATAGTCCCAACGGCATCGTGCTTCAACCCAAAACGCAGccgaaaaaagaaacaaacacatTTTAACGGGCCCACCTTCGTGGCCGAACCCGTTAACGTCCGGTCCATGTCGTTCGTGGGGACCCACGAGTACTTGGCGCCGGAGATCGTGTCCGGTGAGGGACATGGTAGCGCCGTGGACTGGTGGACGTTGGGAATATTCATGTTTGAACTGTTTTATGGTGTGACACCATTCAAGGGCATGGACCACGAGCTAACCCTAGCGAACGTTGTGGCTCGGGCCCTCGAGTTCCCGAAGGAACCCGCGGCTTCCGCCGCCATGAAAGACCTTATTTCGCAGCTGCTGGTTAAGGACCCGGCGAAGAGGCTGGGGTCGGTGATGGGGGCTTCGGCCATCAAGCAGCACCCGTTTTTTCAAGGCGTGAATTGGGCATTGCTGAGGTGTACGCCTCCACCCTTTGTACCCCCTCCTAGTAGTGTGAATGCTGTATATGATGATCATGAAAGTTGTCCTGAGATTTTCATTGACTGTTTTTAA
- the LOC100527219 gene encoding uncharacterized protein LOC100527219: protein MASPSVTDTETKPFSVLFVCLGNICRSPAAEGVFTDLVNESGLNSKFKIDSAGTINYHEGNEADPRMRAASKRRGILITSISRPIKPSDFVDFDLILAMDKQNKEDILEAFNRWKGRHSLPDDSHKKVKLMCSYCKKHDESEVPDPYYGGHQGFEKVLDLLEDACGSLLETILAENKHVQES from the exons ATGGCTTCACCCTCCGTCACAGACACCGAAACGAAGCCGTTTTCCGTTCTCTTCGTGTGCCTCGGCAACATCTGCAGAAGCCCCGCTGCCGAAGGAGTCTTCACTGACTTAGTCAACGAAAGTGGCCTCAATTCGAAGTTCAAAATCGATTCCGCTGGCACCATCAATTACCACGAG GGAAATGAAGCGGATCCGAGAATGAGGGCAGCTTCAAAGAGGCGTGGGATTCTGATAACTTCTATTTCGAGGCCAATCAAGCCCTCTGATTTCGTTGACTTTGACCTCATTCTTGCTATGGACAAACAGAACAAAG AGGACATATTGGAGGCCTTTAATAGGTGGAAAGGTAGACATTCTCTACCGGATGATTCACATAAAAAG GTTAAGTTGATGTGCTCGTATTGTAAGAAGCATGATGAAAGTGAAGTCCCGGATCCTTATTATGGTGGACATCAAGGGTTTGAGAAG GTGTTGGATTTGCTTGAAGATGCTTGCGGATCATTACTGGAAACCATTTTGGCAGAAAACAAACATGTACAAGAATCCTAA